The genome window ATAGGACTGAATAATGAGATAAAAGGAACACATTTGATAAGTTCAATAATTCAATTGCTTGAGATTTAAGAATAACTCTAATTACCTAATCTTTAATATGCGTTTCCTTTCATCATGGATTGGAAATCTTCAAAATCCACAAAGCCATCTCCATCCTTATCAACCCCTTTGATCATACGCATACACTCTTCAAGGCTGCATTTATCATATCCAAGGTTGACAAGAACTTGCTGCAATTCTTTTGGTGAGATCAGACCGTTCTTATCAATATCAAAGATGAGAAAAGCATCCATGAGATAATCTTCCTCTTCCTCGACCATTGGCTTTCTACTAGTGTCTATGACATCCATGAACTCGTCCAAGTCAATGAGCCCATCCCCGTTACAATCCATGTCTCTCACAATTCCTTCTGCTTCCTTGAAGGCTGCTGATTTCTCATAACCAAGGCAGAGAAGGACTTCACTGAGCTCAAAGGTTGATATCTTGCCATCCCCATTAGTGTCAATGATCTTGAAAACTTGTTTGAATTGATTAGACACTTCCATGGAAGCAAAAGAAGAGGGTGAGTAGTCAAACTTGGAAGCAAATCtattgggtttttttcttttcttgcatccACTCATTTTGTGTATGTCACTCAGCTGTTGAAAGAAGCTTCTAGCCCTCCTGTGGAGAGGAGTCAAGCAAGTTCCA of Quercus lobata isolate SW786 chromosome 8, ValleyOak3.0 Primary Assembly, whole genome shotgun sequence contains these proteins:
- the LOC115958075 gene encoding calcium-binding protein CML24-like, with translation MLSSFGTCLTPLHRRARSFFQQLSDIHKMSGCKKRKKPNRFASKFDYSPSSFASMEVSNQFKQVFKIIDTNGDGKISTFELSEVLLCLGYEKSAAFKEAEGIVRDMDCNGDGLIDLDEFMDVIDTSRKPMVEEEEDYLMDAFLIFDIDKNGLISPKELQQVLVNLGYDKCSLEECMRMIKGVDKDGDGFVDFEDFQSMMKGNAY